In Mycobacterium gallinarum, a single window of DNA contains:
- a CDS encoding PhoH family protein, translating to MTDSPLRTYVLDTSVLLSDPWACTRFAEHDVVVPLVVISELEAKRHHHELGWFARQALRMFDDLRLEHGRLDQPIPVGTQGGTLHVELNHSDPTVLPAGFRNDSNDARILTVAANLAAEGKLVTLVSKDIPLRVKAGAVGLTADEYHAQDVVTSGWTGMDEVDVTPDEIDMLFADGEIDLESARNMPCHTGIRLLGGSSSALGRVNAEKRVQLVRGDREVFGLRGRSAEQRVALDLLLDESVGIVSLGGKAGTGKSALALCAGLEAVLERRTQRKVVVFRPLYAVGGQDLGYLPGSESEKMGPWAQAVFDTLEGLASPAVLEEVLSRGMLEVLPLTHIRGRSLHDSFVIVDEAQSLERNVLLTVLSRLGAGSRVVLTHDVAQRDNLRVGRHDGVAAVIEKLKGHPLFAHITLLRSERSPIAALVTEMLEEISPGALP from the coding sequence GTGACTGATTCGCCCTTGCGGACCTATGTTCTCGACACCTCCGTCCTGCTTTCCGATCCGTGGGCTTGCACCCGGTTCGCCGAGCATGACGTCGTGGTCCCGCTCGTGGTCATCAGCGAACTGGAAGCCAAGCGACATCATCATGAGCTTGGCTGGTTCGCGCGGCAGGCACTGCGGATGTTCGACGATCTGCGACTCGAACACGGCCGGCTGGATCAGCCGATACCCGTTGGGACGCAAGGTGGAACGCTGCATGTCGAGCTCAACCACAGCGATCCGACGGTGTTACCTGCGGGATTCCGCAACGACAGCAACGATGCGCGCATCCTGACCGTCGCTGCCAACCTCGCCGCTGAGGGCAAACTGGTCACACTCGTCAGCAAGGACATCCCCCTGCGGGTGAAGGCGGGCGCGGTCGGCTTGACCGCCGACGAGTACCACGCGCAGGACGTGGTCACGTCAGGCTGGACCGGGATGGACGAGGTCGACGTCACACCCGACGAGATCGACATGCTCTTCGCCGATGGTGAGATCGACCTCGAATCGGCACGGAACATGCCGTGCCACACCGGAATCCGGCTCCTTGGTGGCAGCTCGTCCGCGCTGGGACGGGTGAACGCCGAAAAGCGAGTGCAGTTGGTTCGTGGCGACCGCGAAGTGTTCGGCCTACGGGGAAGGTCGGCCGAGCAACGCGTGGCACTGGATCTCCTGCTCGACGAATCGGTGGGCATCGTGTCCCTGGGCGGCAAGGCGGGTACGGGTAAGTCCGCGCTCGCGTTGTGCGCAGGCCTCGAGGCAGTGCTCGAGCGCCGGACCCAACGAAAGGTCGTGGTGTTCCGGCCGTTGTATGCGGTCGGCGGACAGGATCTCGGTTACCTACCCGGTAGCGAGAGCGAGAAGATGGGCCCCTGGGCGCAGGCGGTCTTCGACACGCTCGAGGGGCTGGCGAGCCCCGCGGTGCTGGAGGAGGTGCTGTCGCGCGGCATGCTCGAAGTGCTTCCGCTGACACACATTCGCGGTCGGTCCCTGCACGACTCGTTCGTCATCGTCGACGAGGCGCAGTCGTTGGAACGCAACGTGCTGCTGACGGTGCTGTCGCGGTTGGGTGCGGGATCTCGGGTGGTGCTCACCCATGACGTCGCCCAGCGGGACAATCTGCGCGTGGGCCGTCACGACGGTGTGGCCGCAGTGATCGAAAAGCTAAAGGGTCACCCGCTATTCGCCCACATCACCCTGCTTCGCAGCGAGCGTTCGCCGATCGCGGCTCTCGTCACCGAGATGCTCGAGGAGATCAGCCCGGGCGCCCTGCCCTGA
- a CDS encoding acyl-ACP desaturase, whose amino-acid sequence MAQRPVANALILELEPVVQRELRRHIDSEDLWYAHDYVPFEQGENFAFLGGKDWDPSQVTLPKVVTDALEILLINKDNLAGYHRELVFSFILEDKFGRWLGRWTAEEHLHAIALRNYLVVTREIDPAANEDVRVEHVMKGYRADTYSQIERLAFMAFFEREHAVFCRNLEAQIAEPTLKALVGRIAKDEERHEEFFANLVEHLLTTNRDETIDAIAKRAAELDVVGGDIDAYADKVQHMAEAGIFGPEQLRQVIADRITAWGVADEPALQQFTQR is encoded by the coding sequence ATGGCACAGAGACCTGTCGCTAATGCGCTGATCCTCGAACTCGAGCCGGTCGTGCAGCGGGAGCTGCGTCGTCATATCGACTCGGAAGACCTGTGGTACGCCCACGACTACGTCCCGTTCGAGCAGGGCGAGAACTTCGCCTTCCTCGGCGGAAAAGACTGGGATCCGTCCCAGGTGACGCTGCCCAAGGTGGTCACCGATGCGCTGGAGATCCTGCTGATCAACAAGGACAATCTCGCCGGCTATCACCGCGAGCTCGTCTTCAGCTTCATACTCGAAGACAAATTCGGCCGCTGGCTGGGCCGGTGGACCGCCGAGGAGCACCTGCACGCGATCGCGCTGCGCAACTACCTGGTAGTCACCCGTGAGATCGATCCGGCCGCCAACGAGGATGTCCGCGTCGAGCACGTGATGAAGGGCTATCGCGCCGACACCTACAGCCAGATCGAGCGCCTGGCGTTCATGGCCTTCTTCGAACGCGAGCACGCCGTCTTCTGCCGCAACCTCGAAGCGCAGATCGCCGAGCCCACGCTGAAGGCACTCGTCGGCCGCATCGCCAAAGACGAAGAACGGCACGAGGAGTTCTTCGCCAACCTCGTCGAGCATCTGCTGACGACCAATCGCGACGAGACCATCGACGCCATCGCCAAGCGCGCCGCCGAGCTCGACGTCGTGGGTGGTGACATCGACGCCTACGCCGACAAGGTGCAGCACATGGCCGAGGCCGGCATCTTCGGGCCCGAGCAGCTGCGCCAGGTCATCGCCGATCGCATCACCGCGTGGGGTGTGGCCGACGAGCCCGCGCTCCAGCAGTTCACACAGCGCTAA
- a CDS encoding glycine hydroxymethyltransferase: MTAESNGLGAEYADTASEAYRAALRVIESVEPRIADATRKELADQRDSLKLIASENYASPAVLLTMGTWFSDKYAEGTIGHRFYAACQNVDTVEALAAEHARELFGAPYAYVQPHSGIDANLVAYWAILATRVEAPGLAELGAKHVNDLSEADWETLRSKLGNQRLLGMSLDTGGHLTHGFRPNISGKMFHQRQYGTNPETGFIDYDAVAALAREFKPLVLVAGYSAYPRRVNFAKMREIADEVGATLMVDMAHFAGLVAGKVFTGDEDPIPHAHITTTTTHKSLRGPRGGLILATEEYAPAVDKGCPMVLGGPLSHVMAAKAVALAEARQPAFQTYAQSIADNAQALADGFTKRDAALVTGGTDNHLVLLDVTSFGLTGRQAESALLDSGIVTNRNAIPADPNGAWYTSGVRLGTPALTTRGFGADDFDRVAELIVEVLSNTEAAGTSKAKYKLADGTADRVHAAAGELLAANPLYPGLTL; this comes from the coding sequence ATGACTGCAGAGTCCAACGGTCTGGGCGCCGAATACGCCGACACCGCCAGCGAGGCCTACCGCGCCGCCCTGCGGGTGATCGAGTCCGTCGAGCCCCGAATCGCCGATGCCACCCGCAAAGAGCTTGCTGATCAACGGGATTCGCTCAAGCTGATCGCCAGCGAGAACTACGCCTCGCCCGCGGTGCTGCTGACGATGGGCACCTGGTTCTCCGACAAGTACGCCGAAGGCACCATCGGTCACCGGTTCTACGCCGCCTGCCAGAACGTCGACACCGTGGAGGCGCTGGCCGCCGAGCACGCACGCGAACTGTTCGGCGCGCCGTATGCCTACGTCCAACCGCACTCGGGTATCGACGCGAACCTGGTCGCGTACTGGGCGATCCTGGCCACCCGGGTCGAGGCCCCGGGTCTGGCCGAACTCGGCGCCAAGCACGTCAACGACCTCTCCGAAGCCGACTGGGAGACCCTGCGCAGCAAGCTCGGCAACCAGCGGCTGCTGGGCATGTCGCTGGACACCGGCGGCCACCTGACCCACGGCTTCCGGCCCAACATCTCCGGCAAGATGTTCCACCAGCGCCAGTACGGCACCAACCCGGAGACGGGTTTCATCGACTACGACGCCGTCGCCGCGCTGGCCCGCGAGTTCAAGCCGCTGGTACTGGTCGCCGGCTACTCCGCCTATCCGCGGCGGGTCAACTTCGCCAAGATGCGTGAGATCGCCGACGAGGTCGGTGCGACGCTGATGGTCGACATGGCGCACTTCGCCGGCCTGGTTGCGGGCAAGGTGTTCACCGGCGACGAGGATCCGATCCCGCACGCCCACATCACCACCACGACCACGCACAAGTCGCTGCGCGGACCGCGCGGCGGACTGATCCTGGCCACCGAGGAGTACGCACCCGCAGTCGACAAGGGCTGCCCGATGGTGCTCGGCGGACCGCTGTCGCATGTGATGGCCGCCAAAGCCGTCGCGCTGGCCGAGGCCCGGCAGCCGGCATTCCAGACGTACGCGCAGTCCATCGCCGACAACGCACAGGCGCTGGCCGATGGATTCACCAAACGCGACGCGGCGCTGGTCACCGGCGGCACCGACAACCACCTCGTGCTGCTCGATGTGACGTCCTTCGGGCTGACCGGACGGCAGGCGGAGTCGGCGCTGCTGGATTCCGGGATCGTGACCAATCGCAATGCGATTCCGGCTGACCCGAATGGCGCCTGGTACACCAGCGGCGTCCGGCTGGGCACACCCGCGCTGACCACCCGGGGATTCGGCGCCGACGACTTCGATCGTGTCGCCGAGCTGATCGTCGAGGTGCTGTCCAACACGGAGGCGGCGGGCACGTCGAAAGCCAAGTACAAGCTGGCCGACGGCACCGCGGACCGCGTGCACGCCGCGGCCGGCGAACTGCTGGCGGCCAACCCGCTGTATCCGGGGCTCACGCTGTAA
- a CDS encoding DUF885 domain-containing protein, which yields MNSGLSNSTLIREYLMLGLRFDRVEDGYVDSFTGDPELRRIVANEPPPEPADLTHQAERLLAELDAGTDLEQSRAEFIAAHLRALACAGRKFSGQNVGFVDEVDAYFDVRIAKGDPEQYRQAHAKLDEALGGTGPLAERMTAYRAGEEVPPDRLEECIHAFSSALRDRVRAEYPLPDAETITYEVVTDKPWSGFNYYLGNYTSTVAVNADLKQQMSNLPRLVAHESYPGHHTEHCRKEAGLVEGLGQAEQTIFLVNTPQCLMAEGLADLALYATIGPNWGSWAAEIYADLGLSFDGDRAQAVSEAAATLADVRQDAALMLHDEHRDVDDVVEFLRRWLLVNDERARQMLRFLSSPLWRAYTSTYVEGYRLLRAWLEARPANVSLTQRFGRLLDEPLIPSTLRTA from the coding sequence ATGAACTCGGGCTTGTCGAATAGCACCTTGATCCGTGAATATCTGATGCTCGGACTGCGCTTCGACCGGGTCGAGGATGGCTACGTCGACTCCTTCACCGGCGATCCCGAACTGCGCCGCATCGTCGCCAACGAACCGCCTCCGGAGCCCGCCGATCTCACCCACCAGGCCGAACGGCTGCTGGCCGAACTGGATGCGGGCACCGACCTGGAGCAGAGCCGCGCCGAGTTCATCGCCGCCCACCTGCGGGCCCTGGCCTGCGCCGGCCGCAAGTTCTCGGGCCAGAACGTCGGTTTCGTCGACGAGGTCGACGCATATTTCGACGTGCGTATCGCCAAGGGCGACCCGGAGCAGTACCGGCAGGCGCACGCCAAGCTCGATGAGGCACTGGGCGGCACCGGGCCCCTCGCCGAGCGGATGACCGCCTACCGGGCCGGTGAGGAGGTGCCGCCCGACCGCCTGGAGGAGTGCATCCATGCGTTCTCCAGCGCACTTCGCGACAGGGTGCGCGCCGAATATCCGCTGCCGGACGCCGAGACCATCACCTACGAGGTGGTCACCGACAAGCCCTGGTCGGGCTTCAACTACTACCTCGGCAACTACACCTCGACGGTGGCTGTGAACGCCGACCTCAAGCAGCAGATGTCCAATCTGCCGCGACTGGTGGCACACGAGTCCTATCCCGGCCACCACACCGAGCATTGCCGCAAGGAGGCCGGACTGGTCGAGGGCTTGGGTCAGGCCGAGCAGACGATCTTCCTCGTCAACACCCCGCAATGCCTGATGGCCGAGGGGCTGGCCGACCTGGCGCTGTACGCCACGATCGGCCCGAACTGGGGGTCCTGGGCCGCCGAGATCTACGCCGATCTGGGCCTGAGTTTCGACGGCGATCGTGCGCAGGCCGTTTCCGAGGCGGCGGCGACGCTGGCCGACGTGCGCCAGGATGCCGCGCTGATGCTGCACGACGAACATCGTGACGTCGACGACGTCGTCGAATTCCTCAGGCGCTGGCTGCTGGTCAACGACGAGCGAGCCCGCCAGATGCTGCGATTTCTGTCGTCGCCGCTGTGGCGGGCCTACACCAGCACCTACGTCGAGGGCTATCGACTGCTGCGGGCATGGCTGGAGGCGCGACCTGCGAACGTTTCGCTGACCCAGCGGTTCGGCCGGCTACTCGACGAGCCACTGATCCCGTCGACGCTGCGGACCGCCTGA
- the coaA gene encoding type I pantothenate kinase produces MPRLSEPSPYVEFDRTEWRALRMSTPLKLTEDELQRLRGLGEKLDLLEVEEVYLPLARLIHLQVAARQALFATTAQFLGEPQQNPDRPVPFIIGVAGSVAVGKSTTARVLQALLARWEHHPRVDLVTTDGFLYPNDELARRNLMHRKGFPESYDRRALMRFVTTVKSGSDATCAPVYSHLLYDIVPGEKQMIRHPDILILEGLNVLQTGPALMVSDLFDFSVYVDARIEDIEQWYISRFLSMRAGAFADPASHFHHYSTLTDDQAEFAARDIWHSINRPNLIENILPTRPRATLVLRKDADHAINRLRLRKL; encoded by the coding sequence ATGCCGCGGCTGAGCGAGCCGAGCCCCTACGTGGAGTTCGACCGGACTGAGTGGCGTGCGTTGCGTATGTCGACCCCGCTGAAGTTGACCGAGGACGAGCTGCAGCGACTCCGTGGTCTCGGCGAGAAGCTCGACCTGCTCGAGGTCGAAGAGGTCTATCTACCGCTGGCCCGGCTGATTCACCTCCAGGTCGCTGCCCGCCAGGCGCTGTTTGCGACGACTGCGCAGTTCCTCGGCGAGCCGCAGCAGAATCCGGACCGCCCGGTGCCGTTCATCATCGGCGTGGCGGGCAGCGTCGCCGTCGGTAAGTCCACCACCGCGCGTGTGCTGCAGGCGCTGTTGGCGCGCTGGGAGCACCACCCCCGCGTCGACCTGGTCACCACCGACGGCTTCCTGTATCCGAACGACGAGTTGGCCCGCCGAAACCTGATGCATCGCAAGGGCTTTCCGGAGAGCTACGACCGCAGGGCGCTGATGCGGTTCGTCACGACGGTGAAGTCGGGCTCCGACGCGACCTGCGCGCCGGTGTATTCGCACCTGCTCTACGACATCGTGCCCGGCGAGAAGCAGATGATCCGGCATCCGGACATCCTCATCCTCGAGGGCCTCAATGTCCTGCAAACCGGCCCGGCCCTGATGGTTTCGGACCTGTTCGACTTCTCGGTCTACGTCGACGCCCGCATCGAGGACATCGAGCAGTGGTATATCTCGCGGTTCCTGTCGATGCGGGCCGGCGCGTTCGCCGACCCGGCGTCACACTTCCACCACTACTCGACCCTGACCGACGATCAGGCCGAGTTCGCCGCTCGCGACATCTGGCATTCGATCAACCGGCCCAACCTGATCGAGAACATTCTGCCGACCCGACCGCGGGCCACGCTGGTGCTGCGCAAGGATGCCGATCACGCGATCAACCGGCTGCGCCTACGAAAACTCTGA
- a CDS encoding (2Z,6E)-farnesyl diphosphate synthase — MAIIPSRLKEPMYRLYELRLRQGLASSKSELPRHIAVLCDGNRRWARDAGHDDVSYGYRMGAHKIAEMLRWCQEAGVEMATVYLLSTENLQREPAELATLIGIITDVVEEICAPANRWSVRTVGDLELIGEEPAKRLRDAVESTRSQAGAGSFHVNVAVGYGGRQEIVDAVRQLLAKELANGRTGEQLIEAVTAENISENLYTSGQPDPDLVIRTSGEQRLSGFLLWQSAYSEMWFTEAYWPEFRRVDFLRALRDYTARHRRYGI, encoded by the coding sequence GTGGCCATCATTCCTTCGCGACTCAAGGAACCGATGTACCGCCTGTACGAGTTGCGGTTGCGCCAAGGCCTGGCTTCCTCGAAATCCGAGCTCCCACGCCACATCGCGGTGCTGTGTGACGGGAACCGCCGGTGGGCTCGTGACGCTGGTCACGACGACGTCAGTTACGGGTACCGGATGGGCGCCCACAAAATCGCCGAGATGCTGCGCTGGTGCCAGGAAGCGGGCGTCGAGATGGCCACGGTGTACCTGCTGTCCACCGAGAACCTGCAGCGCGAACCCGCTGAATTGGCGACGCTGATCGGAATCATCACCGACGTCGTCGAAGAGATCTGTGCGCCCGCCAACCGGTGGAGCGTGCGCACAGTCGGGGACCTGGAACTGATCGGCGAGGAGCCGGCCAAGCGGTTGCGCGACGCCGTGGAGTCGACGCGATCGCAAGCCGGCGCCGGGTCCTTCCACGTCAACGTCGCCGTCGGCTACGGGGGCCGCCAGGAGATCGTCGACGCGGTGCGGCAGCTGCTCGCCAAGGAGCTTGCGAACGGGCGTACCGGCGAACAGCTGATCGAGGCCGTGACCGCGGAAAACATCTCGGAGAACCTGTACACGTCGGGGCAGCCGGATCCCGATCTGGTGATCCGCACCTCGGGGGAGCAGCGACTGTCAGGTTTTCTGCTGTGGCAGAGCGCCTACTCGGAGATGTGGTTCACCGAGGCCTACTGGCCCGAGTTCCGGCGGGTGGACTTCCTGCGGGCGCTCCGCGACTACACCGCGCGTCATCGCCGCTACGGCATCTAG
- the trhA gene encoding PAQR family membrane homeostasis protein TrhA → MVQVDADEAQQPPVRVYAEDLPEAVVDGVANFFHKPRLRGWIHVYAAVVAFIAGAALVSVSWSVVSTRAGLSTLVYTLTIVAMFAVSGAYHRVDWKSATARKWMKRLDHSMIFIFIAGSYTPFAVLALPESDGMVLLAIVWAGALAGVLLKMFWPSAPRWVGVPLYLLLGWVAAWFVGPIMHGAGVAALVLLIVGGALYSIGGVLYGLKWPNPWPTTFGHHEFFHACTAVAAICHYIAMWFAVF, encoded by the coding sequence ATGGTGCAGGTAGATGCCGACGAGGCTCAGCAGCCACCGGTGCGCGTCTACGCGGAGGATTTGCCCGAAGCGGTCGTCGATGGTGTCGCCAACTTCTTCCACAAACCGCGGTTGCGCGGTTGGATCCACGTCTACGCCGCGGTCGTCGCGTTCATCGCCGGCGCGGCGTTGGTGTCGGTGTCGTGGTCAGTGGTGTCCACGCGCGCAGGCCTCTCCACCCTTGTCTACACACTGACGATCGTCGCGATGTTCGCTGTGAGCGGTGCGTACCACCGGGTCGACTGGAAGTCGGCGACGGCCCGGAAATGGATGAAGCGTCTCGATCACTCGATGATCTTCATCTTCATCGCCGGCAGCTACACGCCGTTCGCGGTGCTGGCACTGCCGGAGTCCGACGGCATGGTCCTGTTGGCGATCGTCTGGGCCGGGGCCCTCGCCGGGGTACTGCTCAAGATGTTCTGGCCGTCGGCACCGCGCTGGGTCGGGGTGCCGCTGTACCTGTTGTTGGGCTGGGTCGCGGCGTGGTTCGTCGGGCCGATCATGCACGGCGCGGGCGTCGCCGCGCTGGTGCTGCTGATCGTCGGTGGCGCGCTCTACAGCATCGGCGGCGTGCTCTACGGCCTCAAGTGGCCGAACCCGTGGCCGACGACGTTCGGCCACCACGAGTTCTTCCATGCGTGCACGGCGGTCGCCGCGATCTGCCATTACATCGCGATGTGGTTCGCCGTCTTTTAG
- a CDS encoding nuclear transport factor 2 family protein has protein sequence MPSPEDNAATVNRYLEYAAAGKVDDIVGLYADDATVEDPVGSEVHIGSQAIRGFYSAIPQGDNGTEVLTLRALGNEVAFHWVLTISMGDAKMSIDIISVMTFNSDGKIASMKAYWTPENMTQG, from the coding sequence ATGCCATCGCCTGAGGACAACGCCGCGACCGTCAACCGCTACCTCGAATACGCCGCGGCGGGAAAGGTCGATGACATCGTCGGGCTCTACGCTGACGATGCCACCGTCGAGGATCCCGTCGGCAGCGAGGTGCACATCGGGAGCCAGGCGATCCGGGGCTTCTATTCGGCCATTCCCCAGGGCGACAACGGGACCGAGGTTCTCACCCTGCGCGCCCTCGGCAACGAGGTGGCGTTCCACTGGGTGCTGACCATCAGCATGGGCGACGCCAAGATGAGCATCGACATCATCAGCGTCATGACGTTCAACTCCGATGGCAAGATCGCGTCGATGAAGGCCTACTGGACCCCGGAGAACATGACCCAGGGCTGA
- a CDS encoding thioredoxin domain-containing protein, whose protein sequence is MSPAEFAGRNTLGGATSPYLRQHADNPVHWLQWSPQALAEAAARDVPILLSVGYAACHWCHVMAHESFEDEKVAAAMNEGFVCIKVDREERPDIDAVYMNATVALTGQGGWPMTCFLTPDGRPFFCGTYYPRANFLQLLAAVSDTWRTRRAEVEETSDHISGELRSMVSDLPRGGPPIQPSLCDHAVADVLQHEDPVNGGFITNQSGAPKFPPSAMLEALLRSHERTGDLMPLEAVERSCTAMARGGIYDQLAGGFARYSVDAAWVVPHFEKMLYDNALLLRAYAHWARRTADPLARRVAGETARFLIDGLGAEGMFTSSLDADSDGHEGLTYVWTPAQLTEVLGPDDGRWAAEVFGVTEAGTFEHGSSVLQLPSDPDDADRFDRVRMALLATRSTRPQPGRDDKVVTGWNGLAITALAEASVALDEPEFLTAATRCASAIVGLHIVDGRLRRASLGGRVGDSAAILEDHAALATGLLTLYQLTAETTWLNSAMLLIDIALQHFADTETAGRWYDTADDAETLMVRPADPLDGATPSGASLIAEALQLAAHLAPAHRADRYASAAESTLTGAAPILARLPRSGGHWLAVAEAAVRGPIQIAVACDPVGSELLAAARTLAPGGAIVVGGEVNSSELLSDRDRVAGADAAYVCRGRTCDLPVTSAGDLAVALGVSV, encoded by the coding sequence GTGAGTCCGGCTGAGTTCGCCGGCCGAAACACCTTGGGCGGGGCCACCAGTCCCTACCTGCGCCAGCACGCCGACAACCCGGTGCACTGGCTCCAGTGGTCACCGCAGGCGCTGGCGGAGGCGGCGGCACGGGACGTGCCGATCCTGCTGTCGGTCGGGTACGCGGCCTGCCACTGGTGTCATGTGATGGCCCATGAGTCGTTCGAGGACGAGAAGGTCGCGGCCGCGATGAACGAGGGGTTCGTCTGCATCAAGGTCGATCGAGAGGAACGACCCGACATCGACGCGGTGTACATGAACGCCACTGTCGCGCTGACCGGTCAGGGCGGCTGGCCCATGACGTGCTTCCTGACGCCGGATGGCCGCCCGTTCTTCTGCGGTACGTATTACCCCAGGGCCAACTTCCTGCAGCTGCTCGCCGCCGTCTCCGATACGTGGCGAACCCGCCGTGCGGAGGTCGAGGAGACCTCCGACCACATCAGCGGCGAGCTGCGGTCGATGGTGTCCGATCTACCCCGGGGCGGACCGCCGATTCAGCCGTCGCTGTGTGACCACGCCGTCGCCGACGTGCTTCAGCACGAGGACCCCGTCAACGGCGGTTTCATCACCAATCAGTCTGGGGCGCCCAAGTTTCCGCCGTCGGCGATGCTGGAAGCGCTGCTGCGCAGCCACGAGCGCACCGGTGACCTGATGCCCCTCGAAGCGGTCGAGCGGAGCTGTACGGCGATGGCGCGCGGCGGCATTTACGACCAGCTCGCCGGAGGGTTCGCGCGCTACAGCGTCGACGCCGCGTGGGTGGTGCCGCACTTCGAGAAGATGCTCTACGACAACGCTCTGCTCCTGCGCGCGTACGCACACTGGGCTCGCCGCACCGCAGACCCGCTGGCGCGCAGAGTGGCCGGCGAAACGGCGCGGTTCCTCATCGACGGCCTCGGTGCCGAGGGCATGTTCACCTCGTCGCTGGATGCCGACTCCGACGGACACGAAGGCTTGACGTACGTGTGGACGCCGGCACAACTGACCGAGGTGTTGGGGCCGGATGACGGCCGTTGGGCCGCAGAGGTTTTCGGTGTCACCGAAGCCGGCACCTTCGAACACGGCAGTTCGGTCCTGCAATTGCCAAGTGACCCCGACGATGCCGATCGGTTCGATCGAGTACGCATGGCGCTGCTGGCCACCAGGTCGACGCGCCCCCAGCCCGGCCGCGACGACAAGGTCGTCACCGGGTGGAACGGACTGGCGATCACCGCGCTCGCCGAGGCGTCGGTGGCGCTTGACGAACCTGAATTCCTAACGGCCGCAACGCGATGCGCGAGCGCGATCGTCGGCCTGCACATCGTGGACGGTCGACTGCGCCGGGCCAGCCTCGGCGGTCGTGTCGGCGACAGTGCCGCCATCCTGGAGGACCACGCCGCGCTGGCGACCGGCCTGCTAACGCTGTATCAGCTGACCGCCGAGACGACGTGGCTGAATTCGGCGATGCTGCTGATCGACATCGCCCTGCAGCATTTCGCCGATACGGAGACCGCCGGGCGCTGGTACGACACGGCGGATGACGCTGAGACCCTGATGGTTCGGCCCGCCGATCCGCTGGATGGCGCGACGCCGTCCGGTGCGTCCCTGATCGCCGAGGCGTTGCAGTTGGCGGCTCATCTGGCTCCCGCGCACCGCGCTGACAGGTATGCATCGGCGGCCGAGTCGACGCTGACGGGTGCGGCGCCGATCCTGGCGCGTCTGCCACGCTCTGGCGGCCACTGGCTGGCTGTCGCCGAAGCCGCTGTGCGCGGGCCCATTCAGATCGCCGTCGCCTGCGATCCCGTCGGCTCGGAGCTGCTGGCCGCCGCGCGCACGCTGGCCCCCGGGGGCGCGATCGTCGTCGGCGGTGAAGTGAACTCGTCGGAATTGCTGTCCGACCGCGACCGGGTGGCCGGGGCCGACGCCGCGTATGTATGCCGTGGCAGGACCTGTGACCTGCCGGTCACCTCTGCCGGGGATCTCGCCGTCGCGCTCGGTGTGTCCGTGTAG
- the mca gene encoding mycothiol conjugate amidase Mca: MSELRLMAVHAHPDDESSKGAATTARYADEGVRVMVVTLTGGERGDILNPAMDLPEVHGRMTEIRRDEMAKAAEILGVEHHWLGFVDSGLPEGDPPPPLPDGCFALVPLEEPTESLVRVIRKFRPHVMTTYDENGGYPHPDHIRCHEVSIAAYEAAGDHMLFPDAGEPWNVLKLYYNHGFLRKRMQLIQDEFAKHGEVGPFEKWLKHWEADHDIFEKRVTTRVECAKYFAQRDDALRAHATQIDPNGDFFRAPIEWQQRLWPTEEFELARSRVPVSLPETDLFAGIEIDE; encoded by the coding sequence TTGAGTGAACTGCGGTTGATGGCGGTACACGCGCACCCGGACGACGAGTCCAGCAAGGGTGCGGCCACCACGGCACGGTACGCGGACGAGGGCGTGCGCGTCATGGTGGTGACGCTGACCGGGGGCGAGCGCGGCGACATCCTCAACCCGGCCATGGACCTGCCCGAGGTGCACGGCCGGATGACCGAGATCCGGCGCGACGAGATGGCCAAGGCCGCCGAGATCCTGGGCGTCGAGCACCACTGGCTGGGTTTCGTCGACTCGGGCTTGCCGGAGGGTGACCCGCCGCCACCGTTGCCCGACGGTTGCTTCGCCCTGGTGCCCCTCGAGGAGCCCACCGAGTCGCTGGTGCGCGTCATTCGCAAGTTCCGGCCCCATGTGATGACGACGTATGACGAGAACGGCGGCTATCCGCACCCCGATCACATCCGGTGCCACGAGGTGTCGATCGCCGCGTACGAGGCGGCCGGCGATCATATGCTGTTCCCCGATGCGGGGGAGCCCTGGAACGTGCTGAAGCTGTACTACAACCACGGCTTCCTGCGGAAGCGCATGCAGCTGATTCAGGACGAGTTCGCCAAGCACGGCGAGGTGGGCCCGTTCGAGAAATGGCTCAAGCACTGGGAAGCCGACCACGACATCTTCGAGAAGCGGGTGACCACCAGGGTCGAGTGTGCGAAGTACTTCGCCCAGCGCGACGACGCGCTTCGTGCGCACGCCACCCAGATCGACCCCAATGGCGACTTCTTCCGCGCGCCGATCGAATGGCAGCAACGGCTTTGGCCGACAGAGGAATTCGAGTTGGCACGGTCACGCGTCCCGGTGTCGCTGCCCGAGACGGACTTGTTCGCAGGGATCGAGATCGACGAATGA